The genomic DNA ATGCGAAAACAACCCCATGCACAGTAGAATGGGGTTGAAAAGGTTGAGTGATTTCGGGCGCGTCGGAGCCGCGTTTGCGGCGTCGGGCAAAACAGGGGTAGGATTGCATCATCGGCTGCTGTGGTGATCTTCGCACTCCGGCGGATAGGCGCGCCCTTCACCTTGCGCTCGGTTTCGTGCCCCGGACGCAGCGCAACGCAAAGCGGTGCGCTGCAGAGCCGGGGCCCGCATCTCCAAGCAATCCGAGTCCCCTTGGTCCCGGCTCTGCGGCGCAGCGTTACCGGACGATGCTACGCATCGCCTAGGCTGCGCCGCGCCCGGGACACGAGAGTGCCTCACCCCTTCGGCGGGGCCAGCGGCTGCACGATCTCCTTGAAGGGCGGCAAGGCCTCGCAGCGCGCGGCATGCGCGCTCACGGCTGGATAACGCGAGGCATCGAACAGCTGCGGATGCGCCTCGCGGGTGAAGCGGACGACGCAGGCCACCGCGACGTCGGCGTGGCCAATGCGCTCACCCAGCCAGTATGGCGTCGTCACCTTGGCGCGCTCGGCCTCGAGCACCTTGAGGACGTCGCCGATCTGCGCCTGGCAGCGCTCGACCCATAGCGTGAGCTGTTCCTTCCGCAGCACGCGTTCATAAAGCAGGCTCACCGCCTTGTCGCCGAGGCCGGAGGCGAGCGCGCAGATGCGCAAATGCTTGCGCCGCTCGGTGCCGCCACGCGGCAGCATCGCCTTCTCGGCGCCGACGAGGTCGTCGAGATAATCCAGGATGATCGTGCTTTCGATCAGCGCCTCGCCATCGTCGAGCACCAGGGTCGGCACCCGGCGCAGCGGATTGTATGGCGCGATCTTGTCGGCGTCGCCGAAGGTCGACCACGGCTTGTGCTCGAAGGCGAGGCCGTAGAGCCGCAGCGCAATCGCGACCCGGCGGACGAAGGGGGAATCATATTGGCCGATCAGGAACATGGTTCTCGCTCTTCCCGGTTGGACGAGGCAGGGCCGATCAGTCTCCACGACCAGCGCGGTGCGGCGCAACAAATATCTTGGAAATGGTGCATTGCGCCGGCTGCAACGACGCCGGCGACGGCGTCACGCACCACGCCGGTCAAAGCCCGTCCTGAATCGATCGCTTGATCGCGGCGATGGCCGTCTCGTTGCGCTTGTACATCGTCCACTGCTTGATCCGCTTGGCGCGCACCAGCTTGGCCGATGTCAGCACCCGCATGTGCTCGCTCACTGTCGGCGCGCTGACGCCAAGCTTTTCGGCGATCAGCAATCCGCAGACGCCGTCCTCGACCAGGTCGCCATCGGCCTGCTCGCGAAAATGCTTCCGGGGATCCCGCAGCCATTCCAGGATCTGCAGGCGGCGTTCGTTGGCGAGCGCGCGCAAGGCGACGGTAAATCTCATTTAGTTATTTTGCTAATTACCTAATTGATGTCAACTCTGCCTTGCGCTAGTCTGGAGGCATCATGGCAGTGACGATGGACCTCGACATCACGCGGGAGCGGATTGCGGCGACCGAGGCCGTCATCCGTCCGCATATCAGGCGTACGCCGCTCGTTCAGGCCGATCTCGCCGATTTCGGCCTGCCCGGGGCGCCTCTCACGCTCAAGCTCGAGATGCTGCAGCATTCCGGATCGTTCAAGGCGCGCGGCGCCTTCGCCAATCTGTTGCTGCGGCCGGTGCCGCGGGCCGGTGTCGTCGCCGCGTCCGGCGGCAATCACGGCGCGGCCGTGGCCTATGCGGCGCAGCGGCTCGGCCTTCCTGCCACGATCTTCGTGCCTGACATCACCTCGCCGGCCAAGGCCGAGCGCATTCGAAATTATGGCGCCAAGCTCGTGATCGCGGGCAACCGCTACGCCGATGCGCTCGCCGCGAGTGAAGCCCATGTCGCGCAGACCGGCGCGCTGGCCGTCCATGCCTATGACCAGGCCGAAACCCTGCTCGGCCAGGGCAGCGTCGGATTGGAATTGGAGCAGGATGCGCCCGGCATCGACACGCTGCTGGTGGCGGTCGGTGGCGGCGGACTGATCGGGGGCATTGCGGCGTGGTACGCCGGCAGGACGCGCATCGTCGCGGTCGAGCCGGAGCAATCGCCAACCCTGCATACGGCCTTCGAAGCGGGCGCCCCGGTCGATGCGCCGGCCGGCGGTCTTGCCGCCGACAGCCTGGCGCCGCGGCGCGTCGGCGAACTGATGTTTCCGATCGCGCGGGCCCATGTGGAGCGCGTCGTCCTGGTCAGCGACGATGCGATCCGGCAGGCCCAGGCCGCGCTATGGTCGCACCTGCGCCTCGTCGCCGAGCCCGGCGGCGCAGCCGCCTTTGCGGCGGTGCTCTCCGGCCGCTATCGTCCCTCGCCCACCGAGCGGGTTGCGGTTCTGGTCTGCGGCGCCAATACAACGGCGGTAAATTTCGATAGCTAGCCAAGGGTGGCAGGATCGGGGGTGGCGCCCATTGATCCTGATAACCGCTCCATTCGGCATACGACGCTATCGCGAATTGCTCCGACAATTGGAAACGCGACCGCGACGCCTCACTGCGTCATTGCAAGCATAGCAGAGCATCCAGACTACCTCCGCGAAGGGATTCTGGATTGCTTCGTCGCAAGCGCTCCTCGCAATGACAGTCGGGACGCAGCCGCACTACTCAATGATCGGCACATGCCTCGCCGCATCGCGCCGTGCCGTCCCGTCGAGGCGCGGATCGTCGGCGATTTCTATCTGGCGGCGGAAGGGGCGGAACCCGGAGCGCTGGTAGAAGGCAACGGCGGAGGGATGATCGAGCGTGCAGGTGTGGACCCAGACGCGGCGGACGTCGCGCGACCAGGCGCGCTCCAGCGCGCGGTTCATCAGGAAGCGGGCGGCGCCGGTGCCGATCAGGCCAGAGGTGACGCCGAAATAGGCCAGCTCGCACTGGCCGGGCTCGCGGAAGTCCAGCTCGAGCAGGCCTTCGTCGCTGCCGTCTGCGGTCAGAGCGTAGATCTCGACATCAGGCGCGTGGATGATCGCGGCGAGGTCCGTGTCGGTCATACGGGCGCGCGAGAACCACAGCCAGTCCTCGCCGACGCGGCGGAAGAGATCGCGGTACCAATCAAGTGCAGGGGTATCGACCTTGCGCAGCGACCACGCGCCGGGCGGATCGTCGCGGCGCGCGGGAGGCACCGTCATCTCCAGATGGGTGACGACAGCGGCGATCTTGCCTGCGAGGATATCGGAGTAGCCGTCGGGGAGGATCATGGTTGGTCGCCCTGCTTCATCAAGGGAGGCTCGAAAGCCGGCGCGCACTCCTATGTCGTCCCGGACAAGCGCGCGCAGATCCGGGACCTCCACGCGAGCGTTTGCGCTCGTCGCGATAACCACAGGGCGCAGTTTTGCGAAGACTCATCGCTCGTTACCGCTATCGTACACAACTCGATAAATCACGCGGTATGGGTCCCTGCGTTCGCAGGGACGACGATGTGGACAGAGGCGTGTCAGGCCTCCCCCTCATCGCTCGCCAGCACGCCCTTCACCGCCCTCGCCCAGCCCGCGAGCTTCCGCTCGCGCGTCGCCTGGCTCATGTTCGGCTTGAAGCGGTGCTCCAATCGCCAATTGTCGGCGAACTTCGTCGGCTCGGGATAGACGCCGGCGTTGAGGCCGGCGAGATAGGCGGCGCCGAGCGCCGTGGTCTCCTGGATCACGGGGCGGTCGACGGGAGCATCGAGCAGATCCGCCAGGCGCTGCATGGTCCAGTCCGACGCGGTCATGCCGCCGTCGACACGAAGCACGACGCTGGCGGTTTCCGAGCTCGGCCAGTCCGCGCGCATCGCAGCCCAGAGGTCGAAGGTCTGGTAGCAGACGCTTTCCAGCGCGGCGTGGGCGAGCTCGGCGGGGCCGGTGTTGCGGGTGAGGCCGAACAGCGCGCCGCGCACGCGCGGATTCCAGTAGGGCGCGCCCATGCCGACGAAGGCCGGAACGAGATAGACGCTCTGCATGGAGTCGGACTGGTCGGCAAGCGGTCCGGTCTCGGCGGCGTGCTTGATGATGCCGAGGCCGTCGCGCAACCATTGCACCGCTGAGCCCGCCACGAAGATCGAGCCTTCCAGCGCGTAGGTGCGTTTGCCGTCGAGCTGATAGGCAACCGTGGTGAGCAGCTTGTTCTTGGAGACAACCGGCGTGGTGCCGGTGTTGAGCAGGGCAAAACAGCCGGTGCCGTAGGTGGATTTCATCATGCCCGGGCGGAAGCAGGCCTGGCCGATGGTCGCGGCCTGCTGGTCGCCGGCGATGCCGGAGATGGCGATGGCGCCGCCGAACAGATCGGGCGTGCTCTCGCCGAAGCGCGCGGAGGAATCCTTCACCTCGGGCAGCATCGAGCGCGGCACGCCGATGATCTCCAGGAGTTCGTCGTCCCACTGGCCGGTGTGGATGTTGAACAGCAGCGTGCGCGAGGCGTTGGTGGCGTCGGTGGCGTGCACCTTGCCGCCGGTGAGGCGCCAGAGCAGGTAGCAATCGACGGTACCGAACATCAGCTCGCCGCGGGCGGCGCGCGCGCGGGCGCCGGGAACGTGGTCGAGGATCCAGGCGACCTTGGTGCCGGAGAAATAGGGATCGATGATCAGGCCGGTCTTCTGCGAGATCACGGGCTCGCGGCCTTCCGCCTTGAGTTTCGCACAGATGTCGGCTGTGCGGCGGTCCTGCCAGACAATGGCGCGGTGCACGGCTTGGCCCGTGGCGCGGTCCCACACCACGGTGGTCTCGCGCTGGTTGGTGATGCCGATCGCGGCGATGTCCTTTGCGCTGATGCCGGCCTGCTCGATCGCCTCGCGGCAGACCATCACCGTCGAGGTCCAGATGTCCTCCGGCTCGTGCTCCACCCAGCCCGAAGCCGGAAAATGCTGCGGAAACTCCTGCTGCGCTTTGGCAGCAATCGAGATATCGCCGCGGAACACGATCGCGCGCGAGGAGGTGGTGCCCTGGTCGATGGCAAGGACGAAAGACATGGCGGCTTACCTTGGCGTTGAGCTCAGCGTTCCCCTGGAGGGGTCATCAAGTCGCGCCAAAGGGAGCGGATTAGGGCGGCAAGGTCAAGGTTGGATGCAGGCGAGCGGCTACTTCCCTTCTCCCCTTGTGGGAGAAGGTGGCGCGAAGCGCCGGATGAGGGGTTCTATCGGCGAAGAATAATGCGAGAGGGGGCCACACGCGGAGAGAGACCCCTCACCCGTCTCGCCGCTGCGCGGCGATCCACCCTCTCCCACAAGGGGAGAGGGAAAGCAGGCCTACACCGCCGCCGTGGTCACGCCGCCGTCGATGACGATGGTCTGTCCGGTCATGAAGCTCGATGCGTCCGAGGCGAGGTAGGCTACGGCGCCGGCGATTTCGTCGGGTTCGCCGATGCGGCGCAGCGGTGTGGTCGCGGTGCGGCGCTTCAGCATGGCTTCGTCTTCCCACAATGCGCGTGCGAAATCGGTCTTGACGAGGCCGGGCGCGATGCAGTTGACGCGGACGCCTTTCGGGCCCCACTCGCCGGCGAGCGAGCGGCACAGCGCGAAGTCGGCCGCCTTGGAGATGCCGTAGGCACCGATCACGGTGGAGCCGCGCAGGCCGCCGATCGAGGAGATGATGACCACGGAGCCGTTCCCACGCTCCGCCATCTGCGGGATGGCGAGCGCGGAGAGCCAGATGTTGCTCTTGACGTTCGAGCCCATGATCTTGTCGAAGGCCTCGTCCGTGATGTCGAGCAGCGGGCCGTAATAGGGATTGACGGCGGCGTTGCAGACGAGGATGTCGATCTTGCCGTAATGCTTGGTGGCGCCCGCGATCAGTGCCTCGACCTCGGCCTTGCGGGCGATGTTGCAGGGGATGACTGTGGCATCGCCGCCGGACGCGATGATGCCGTCGGCGACTTCCTGGCAGGCGTCGGCCTTGCGCGAGGAGACGACCACCTTGGCGCCGAGCCTGGCAAGGAGTTCGGCGGAGGAGCGGCCGATGCCGCGGCTGGAGCCGGTGACCACGGCGACCTTGCCGGTGAGATCGAACGGGGTGTTTTTCATTTGTTCGCCTTCTTCCTGGTCATTCCGGGGCGCGGCGAACTCGCGAGCTATAGTGCGCAAGTGCGCACCTGAGAATCCATTTCACCACGCGTACTGCCGCCCGATGGATCCCGGGTTCGCGCTACGCGCGCCCCGGGATGACAGCGTGGCTAGATCAACCCGCCGGCGTCGGCGACGCGGCGCTGGTGGTAGTCGGTGTCGCCGAACGAGTTCTCGATCATGGTGAGGCGCTTGAAGTAGTGGCCGATCTTCGCCTCCATGGTCATGCCGATGCCGCCGTGGAGCTGGATCGCCTGCTGTCCCACGAATTTCAGCGACTTGCCGATCTGCACCTTGGCCGCGGCGATCGCGTTGCTGCGCTCCTTGGCGTTGTCGAAATCGTTGGCCATGGTCGCGAACATCGACATCGAGCGGGCCTGCTCGGCCGCGACGAACATGTCGGAGGCGCGGTGCTGCAGCGACTGGAACGAGCCGATCGCGACGCCGAACTGCTTTCGGGTCTTGATGTACTCGACGGTGGTCTTGAGCGACTCGTCCATCAAGCCGACCGCCTCGGCGCAGAGCGCGACGCGGGCTTCGTCGACCACCCGCTCGATCAACGCGAGGCTGTCGTCGGGATTGCCGAGCACGGCATCAGCGCCGACCTCGACACCGGTGAAGGTGATGTCGGCGGCGTGCAGGCCGTCCTGCGTCGGGTAGGACTTCTTCGTCACGCCCTTGGCATTCGCCGGCACCAGGAACACGCCGATTCCGGTCTTGTCGCGGCGCTCACCCTTGGTGCGCGCGGTGACGACGAGCGTGTCGGCGTTCTCGCCGTTCAGCACGACGAACTTCTCGCCATCGATGATCCAGCCGTCGCCCTTCTTCTTCGCCGTGGTGGTGACGTCGAACAGATCGTAGCGCGAGTTCTTCTCGAGCTGGGCGAACGCCAGCGTCCTGCTGCCGTCGATGATCCCCGGCACATGCGCGGCCTTCTGCGCATCGGAGCCGGCATGGCGCAGGAAGCCGCCGCCGATCACGACCGTTGCCAGATACGGCTCGAGCACCAGCGCCTTGCCGAGCGCTTCCATCACGATCATGGTCTCGACGCCGCCGCCGCCGAAGCCGCCATCGGCCTCGCTGAACGGCAGGCCGAGCAGGCCCTGCTCGGCGAGCTTGAGCCAGACCGTCTTGCTCCAGCCGCCCTTCTCCGCCATGTATTTCTTGCGGCTCTCGAAATCGTAGGAGTCGGTCAGCAGGCCGTCGATGCTTTCCTTGAGAAGCCGCTGCTCCTCGTTCAGATCAAAATCCATTTCTCTTTCCTCG from Bradyrhizobium sp. CCBAU 53351 includes the following:
- the pimD gene encoding pimeloyl-CoA dehydrogenase small subunit, producing MDFDLNEEQRLLKESIDGLLTDSYDFESRKKYMAEKGGWSKTVWLKLAEQGLLGLPFSEADGGFGGGGVETMIVMEALGKALVLEPYLATVVIGGGFLRHAGSDAQKAAHVPGIIDGSRTLAFAQLEKNSRYDLFDVTTTAKKKGDGWIIDGEKFVVLNGENADTLVVTARTKGERRDKTGIGVFLVPANAKGVTKKSYPTQDGLHAADITFTGVEVGADAVLGNPDDSLALIERVVDEARVALCAEAVGLMDESLKTTVEYIKTRKQFGVAIGSFQSLQHRASDMFVAAEQARSMSMFATMANDFDNAKERSNAIAAAKVQIGKSLKFVGQQAIQLHGGIGMTMEAKIGHYFKRLTMIENSFGDTDYHQRRVADAGGLI
- a CDS encoding SDR family NAD(P)-dependent oxidoreductase gives rise to the protein MKNTPFDLTGKVAVVTGSSRGIGRSSAELLARLGAKVVVSSRKADACQEVADGIIASGGDATVIPCNIARKAEVEALIAGATKHYGKIDILVCNAAVNPYYGPLLDITDEAFDKIMGSNVKSNIWLSALAIPQMAERGNGSVVIISSIGGLRGSTVIGAYGISKAADFALCRSLAGEWGPKGVRVNCIAPGLVKTDFARALWEDEAMLKRRTATTPLRRIGEPDEIAGAVAYLASDASSFMTGQTIVIDGGVTTAAV
- a CDS encoding helix-turn-helix transcriptional regulator, translating into MRFTVALRALANERRLQILEWLRDPRKHFREQADGDLVEDGVCGLLIAEKLGVSAPTVSEHMRVLTSAKLVRAKRIKQWTMYKRNETAIAAIKRSIQDGL
- the glpK gene encoding glycerol kinase GlpK, with protein sequence MSFVLAIDQGTTSSRAIVFRGDISIAAKAQQEFPQHFPASGWVEHEPEDIWTSTVMVCREAIEQAGISAKDIAAIGITNQRETTVVWDRATGQAVHRAIVWQDRRTADICAKLKAEGREPVISQKTGLIIDPYFSGTKVAWILDHVPGARARAARGELMFGTVDCYLLWRLTGGKVHATDATNASRTLLFNIHTGQWDDELLEIIGVPRSMLPEVKDSSARFGESTPDLFGGAIAISGIAGDQQAATIGQACFRPGMMKSTYGTGCFALLNTGTTPVVSKNKLLTTVAYQLDGKRTYALEGSIFVAGSAVQWLRDGLGIIKHAAETGPLADQSDSMQSVYLVPAFVGMGAPYWNPRVRGALFGLTRNTGPAELAHAALESVCYQTFDLWAAMRADWPSSETASVVLRVDGGMTASDWTMQRLADLLDAPVDRPVIQETTALGAAYLAGLNAGVYPEPTKFADNWRLEHRFKPNMSQATRERKLAGWARAVKGVLASDEGEA
- a CDS encoding N-acetyltransferase, translating into MILPDGYSDILAGKIAAVVTHLEMTVPPARRDDPPGAWSLRKVDTPALDWYRDLFRRVGEDWLWFSRARMTDTDLAAIIHAPDVEIYALTADGSDEGLLELDFREPGQCELAYFGVTSGLIGTGAARFLMNRALERAWSRDVRRVWVHTCTLDHPSAVAFYQRSGFRPFRRQIEIADDPRLDGTARRDAARHVPIIE
- a CDS encoding glutathione S-transferase family protein, whose product is MFLIGQYDSPFVRRVAIALRLYGLAFEHKPWSTFGDADKIAPYNPLRRVPTLVLDDGEALIESTIILDYLDDLVGAEKAMLPRGGTERRKHLRICALASGLGDKAVSLLYERVLRKEQLTLWVERCQAQIGDVLKVLEAERAKVTTPYWLGERIGHADVAVACVVRFTREAHPQLFDASRYPAVSAHAARCEALPPFKEIVQPLAPPKG
- a CDS encoding threonine/serine dehydratase, whose product is MAVTMDLDITRERIAATEAVIRPHIRRTPLVQADLADFGLPGAPLTLKLEMLQHSGSFKARGAFANLLLRPVPRAGVVAASGGNHGAAVAYAAQRLGLPATIFVPDITSPAKAERIRNYGAKLVIAGNRYADALAASEAHVAQTGALAVHAYDQAETLLGQGSVGLELEQDAPGIDTLLVAVGGGGLIGGIAAWYAGRTRIVAVEPEQSPTLHTAFEAGAPVDAPAGGLAADSLAPRRVGELMFPIARAHVERVVLVSDDAIRQAQAALWSHLRLVAEPGGAAAFAAVLSGRYRPSPTERVAVLVCGANTTAVNFDS